The Glycine soja cultivar W05 chromosome 8, ASM419377v2, whole genome shotgun sequence genome has a window encoding:
- the LOC114422817 gene encoding uncharacterized protein LOC114422817 isoform X1, which produces MMKLAGYSLAVSFAPISSNVVKSNKRFTVGISHRNRCSYRLFSTHAQKHQLHEKPGVVARYHLPPWFSFSVAPMMDWTDHHYRTLARLISKHAWLYTEMLAAETIVHQKDNLDRFLAYSPDQHPIVLQIGGSNIENLAKATELANAYCYDEINLNCGCPSPKVAGHGCFGVSLMLNPKFVAEAMSAIAASTNVPVSVKCRIGVDDHDSYNELCDFIYQVSSLSPTKHFIIHSRKALLNGISPAENRSIPPLKYEYFYGLLRDFPDLRFTINGGITSVDEVSAAREAGAHGVMVGRAAYNNPWQILGHVDAAIYGTPSCDLTRRQVLERYLVYGDSVLGKYGHRPTLRDIVKPLLHLFHSEPGNGLWKRKADAAFKNCTTMESFFEETLVAIPDSVLDSPVAEPPPGRDLFANMHNLLPAPYRTREATVIICA; this is translated from the exons ATGATGAAGCTTGCAGGATATTCCCTGGCCGTTTCATTTGCTCCCATAAGTTCTAATGTCGTTAAAAGCAATAAAAGATTCACGGTAGGTATATCTCATAGGAATAGGTGCAGCTATAGGCTGTTTTCTACTCATGCCCAGAAACACCAATTACATGAGAAACCTGGGGTGGTTGCCAGATACCACCTTCCTCCTTGGTTTAG TTTCAGTGTTGCTCCAATGATGGACTGGACAGACCATCACTATAGGACTCTAGCGCGCCTCATATCAAAACATGCTTGGCTGTACACGGAGATGCTTGCAGCTGAAACAATTGTTCATCAAAAGGACAATTTG GACAGATTCTTGGCATATTCTCCAGATCAGCATCCCATTGTGCTTCAAATTGGAGGGAGTAATATAGAAAATCTGGCTAAAGCAACTGAGCTTGCTAATGCTTATTGCTATGATGAGATCAACTTAAA CTGTGGGTGCCCTAGTCCAAAAGTTGCTGGGCATGGGTGTTTTGGTGTGAGCCTTATGCTTAACCCCAAG TTTGTTGCTGAGGCCATGTCAGCAATTGCTGCCAGCACAAATGTACCTGTCAGTGTCAAATGTCGAATTGGCGTGGACGATCATGATTCTTACAATGAGTTGT GTGATTTCATATATCAGGTTTCTTCTTTATCACCCACTAAGCATTTCATAATTCACTCGCGGAAGGCACTTCTCAATGGCATTAGCCCTGCTGAAAATAGGAGTATTCCTCCACTAAA ATATGAATACTTCTATGGTCTCTTACGTGACTTTCCTGACCTAAGATTTACAATCAATGGTGGCATTACTAGTGTTGATGAG GTTAGTGCAGCTCGAGAAGCTGGAGCTCATGGTGTCATGGTTGGACGTGCAGCATACAACAA CCCTTGGCAGATTTTGGGACATGTTGACGCTGCAATTTATGGTACACCAAGCTGTGATCTTACACGACGTCAG GTCCTTGAAAGATATCTAGTCTATGGGGACTCAGTATTGGGAAAATACGGACATCGGCCAACTTTGCGAGATATTGTGAAG CCTCTACTCCATCTTTTCCATTCGGAACCTGGGAATGGACTTTGGAAGCGCAAAGCTGATGCTGCTTTCAAAAATTGCACG ACAATGGAATCATTTTTTGAAGAAACCCTTGTAGCAATTCCCGACTCAGTATTGGATTCGCCTGTTGCGGAGCCACCTCCTGGCCGTGATCTTTTTGCTAACATGCACAATTTATTGCCTGCACCATACAGAACAAGAGAAGCAACAGTAATTATTTGCGCTTAA
- the LOC114421516 gene encoding protein SLOW GREEN 1, chloroplastic-like translates to MLTSASSSSSIFSFTPKTLTIPPQQPRFTVRAHSKPPILPNLKTLAGAAVFAAVALQFPSTARASPPPPLETDHRLNVEESLSPLSDLLETNAEALAALKSLLQQKLELGEDDEALAILKRLIAAQPDAADWKFLAARLTAETGDSDSARGYYEEVLAANPLSFEALFENALLMDRCGEGEAAMRRLEEALRVAEEDKMAKEARDVKLIMAQIMFLQKNVDEALVIYNQLTKEDPRDFRPYFCRGMIYSLLDRNEEAKEQFAKYRELSPKKFEVDGYLRTPLSRMKLFSTDES, encoded by the coding sequence ATGTTGACTTCAGCATCCTCATCATCCTCCATCTTCTCCTTCACCCCTAAAACCCTAACCATACCCCCACAGCAACCTCGCTTCACCGTCCGGGCCCACTCCAAACCCCCCATTCTCCCCAACCTCAAAACCCTCGCCGGCGCCGCGGTCTTCGCCGCCGTCGCGCTCCAATTCCCCTCCACCGCACGTGCCTCCCCTCCGCCTCCTCTCGAAACCGACCACCGCCTCAACGTCGAGGAGTCCCTCTCCCCTCTCTCCGACCTCCTCGAAACCAACGCCGAGGCCCTCGCCGCGCTCAAGTCCCTCCTCCAGCAGAAGCTCGAGCTCGGCGAGGACGACGAGGCGCTCGCCATCCTCAAGCGCCTCATCGCCGCGCAGCCCGACGCCGCCGACTGGAAGTTCCTCGCGGCGCGCCTCACCGCGGAGACAGGCGACTCGGACTCCGCGCGCGGCTACTACGAGGAGGTCCTCGCCGCGAACCCGCTCTCTTTCGAGGCGCTCTTCGAGAACGCGCTGCTGATGGACCGGTGCGGCGAGGGGGAGGCCGCGATGCGGCGCCTCGAGGAGGCGCTGCGAGTGGCGGAGGAGGACAAGATGGCGAAGGAGGCCAGAGACGTAAAGCTCATCATGGCGCAGATCATGTTTCTTCAGAAAAACGTGGATGAAGCGTTAGTAATTTATAATCAGCTCACGAAAGAGGATCCTAGGGATTTCAGGCCTTATTTTTGTAGAGGCATGATTTATAGCTTGCTTGATAGGAATGAAGAAGCTAAGGAGCAGTTTGCAAAATACAGGGAATTGAGTCCAAAGAAGTTTGAGGTTGATGGGTATTTGAGAACCCCTTTGTCAAGGATGAAGCTGTTTAGCACTGATGAGAGTTga
- the LOC114422817 gene encoding uncharacterized protein LOC114422817 isoform X2: MMKLAGYSLAVSFAPISSNVVKSNKRFTVGISHRNRCSYRLFSTHAQKHQLHEKPGVVARYHLPPWFSVAPMMDWTDHHYRTLARLISKHAWLYTEMLAAETIVHQKDNLDRFLAYSPDQHPIVLQIGGSNIENLAKATELANAYCYDEINLNCGCPSPKVAGHGCFGVSLMLNPKFVAEAMSAIAASTNVPVSVKCRIGVDDHDSYNELCDFIYQVSSLSPTKHFIIHSRKALLNGISPAENRSIPPLKYEYFYGLLRDFPDLRFTINGGITSVDEVSAAREAGAHGVMVGRAAYNNPWQILGHVDAAIYGTPSCDLTRRQVLERYLVYGDSVLGKYGHRPTLRDIVKPLLHLFHSEPGNGLWKRKADAAFKNCTTMESFFEETLVAIPDSVLDSPVAEPPPGRDLFANMHNLLPAPYRTREATVIICA; this comes from the exons ATGATGAAGCTTGCAGGATATTCCCTGGCCGTTTCATTTGCTCCCATAAGTTCTAATGTCGTTAAAAGCAATAAAAGATTCACGGTAGGTATATCTCATAGGAATAGGTGCAGCTATAGGCTGTTTTCTACTCATGCCCAGAAACACCAATTACATGAGAAACCTGGGGTGGTTGCCAGATACCACCTTCCTCCTTGGTTTAG TGTTGCTCCAATGATGGACTGGACAGACCATCACTATAGGACTCTAGCGCGCCTCATATCAAAACATGCTTGGCTGTACACGGAGATGCTTGCAGCTGAAACAATTGTTCATCAAAAGGACAATTTG GACAGATTCTTGGCATATTCTCCAGATCAGCATCCCATTGTGCTTCAAATTGGAGGGAGTAATATAGAAAATCTGGCTAAAGCAACTGAGCTTGCTAATGCTTATTGCTATGATGAGATCAACTTAAA CTGTGGGTGCCCTAGTCCAAAAGTTGCTGGGCATGGGTGTTTTGGTGTGAGCCTTATGCTTAACCCCAAG TTTGTTGCTGAGGCCATGTCAGCAATTGCTGCCAGCACAAATGTACCTGTCAGTGTCAAATGTCGAATTGGCGTGGACGATCATGATTCTTACAATGAGTTGT GTGATTTCATATATCAGGTTTCTTCTTTATCACCCACTAAGCATTTCATAATTCACTCGCGGAAGGCACTTCTCAATGGCATTAGCCCTGCTGAAAATAGGAGTATTCCTCCACTAAA ATATGAATACTTCTATGGTCTCTTACGTGACTTTCCTGACCTAAGATTTACAATCAATGGTGGCATTACTAGTGTTGATGAG GTTAGTGCAGCTCGAGAAGCTGGAGCTCATGGTGTCATGGTTGGACGTGCAGCATACAACAA CCCTTGGCAGATTTTGGGACATGTTGACGCTGCAATTTATGGTACACCAAGCTGTGATCTTACACGACGTCAG GTCCTTGAAAGATATCTAGTCTATGGGGACTCAGTATTGGGAAAATACGGACATCGGCCAACTTTGCGAGATATTGTGAAG CCTCTACTCCATCTTTTCCATTCGGAACCTGGGAATGGACTTTGGAAGCGCAAAGCTGATGCTGCTTTCAAAAATTGCACG ACAATGGAATCATTTTTTGAAGAAACCCTTGTAGCAATTCCCGACTCAGTATTGGATTCGCCTGTTGCGGAGCCACCTCCTGGCCGTGATCTTTTTGCTAACATGCACAATTTATTGCCTGCACCATACAGAACAAGAGAAGCAACAGTAATTATTTGCGCTTAA
- the LOC114422817 gene encoding uncharacterized protein LOC114422817 isoform X3: protein MMKLAGYSLAVSFAPISSNVVKSNKRFTVGISHRNRCSYRLFSTHAQKHQLHEKPGVVARYHLPPWFSFSVAPMMDWTDHHYRTLARLISKHAWLYTEMLAAETIVHQKDNLDRFLAYSPDQHPIVLQIGGSNIENLAKATELANAYCYDEINLNCGCPSPKVAGHGCFGVSLMLNPKFVAEAMSAIAASTNVPVSVKCRIGVDDHDSYNELCDFIYQVSSLSPTKHFIIHSRKALLNGISPAENRSIPPLKYEYFYGLLRDFPDLRFTINGGITSVDEVSAAREAGAHGVMVGRAAYNNPWQILGHVDAAIYGTPSCDLTRRQVLERYLVYGDSVLGKYGHRPTLRDIVKQWSAMFL from the exons ATGATGAAGCTTGCAGGATATTCCCTGGCCGTTTCATTTGCTCCCATAAGTTCTAATGTCGTTAAAAGCAATAAAAGATTCACGGTAGGTATATCTCATAGGAATAGGTGCAGCTATAGGCTGTTTTCTACTCATGCCCAGAAACACCAATTACATGAGAAACCTGGGGTGGTTGCCAGATACCACCTTCCTCCTTGGTTTAG TTTCAGTGTTGCTCCAATGATGGACTGGACAGACCATCACTATAGGACTCTAGCGCGCCTCATATCAAAACATGCTTGGCTGTACACGGAGATGCTTGCAGCTGAAACAATTGTTCATCAAAAGGACAATTTG GACAGATTCTTGGCATATTCTCCAGATCAGCATCCCATTGTGCTTCAAATTGGAGGGAGTAATATAGAAAATCTGGCTAAAGCAACTGAGCTTGCTAATGCTTATTGCTATGATGAGATCAACTTAAA CTGTGGGTGCCCTAGTCCAAAAGTTGCTGGGCATGGGTGTTTTGGTGTGAGCCTTATGCTTAACCCCAAG TTTGTTGCTGAGGCCATGTCAGCAATTGCTGCCAGCACAAATGTACCTGTCAGTGTCAAATGTCGAATTGGCGTGGACGATCATGATTCTTACAATGAGTTGT GTGATTTCATATATCAGGTTTCTTCTTTATCACCCACTAAGCATTTCATAATTCACTCGCGGAAGGCACTTCTCAATGGCATTAGCCCTGCTGAAAATAGGAGTATTCCTCCACTAAA ATATGAATACTTCTATGGTCTCTTACGTGACTTTCCTGACCTAAGATTTACAATCAATGGTGGCATTACTAGTGTTGATGAG GTTAGTGCAGCTCGAGAAGCTGGAGCTCATGGTGTCATGGTTGGACGTGCAGCATACAACAA CCCTTGGCAGATTTTGGGACATGTTGACGCTGCAATTTATGGTACACCAAGCTGTGATCTTACACGACGTCAG GTCCTTGAAAGATATCTAGTCTATGGGGACTCAGTATTGGGAAAATACGGACATCGGCCAACTTTGCGAGATATTGTGAAG CAATGGTCTGCTATGTTTCTGTAG
- the LOC114421738 gene encoding V-type proton ATPase subunit F — protein sequence MANRVQIPTNNSALIAMIADEDTVVGFLLAGVGNVDIRRKTNYLIVDSKTTVKQIEDAFKEFTTREDVAIVLISQYVANMIRFLVDSYNKPVPAILEIPSKDHPYDPAHDSVLSRVKYLFNTESVASGRR from the exons ATGGCCAACAGAGTTCAAATTCCTACCAACAATTCAGCCCTCATTGCTATGATTGCAGATGAG GATACTGTAGTTGGATTTCTGTTGGCTGGAGTGGGAAATGTTGACATACGTAGGAAGACAAATTACCTCATTGTGGATTCAA AAACAACTGTCAAACAAATTGAGGATGCATTCAAAGAATTTACAACAAGGGAGGATGTTGCAATTGTGCTGATTAGCCAATAT GTTGCAAATATGATAAGGTTTTTGGTTGATAGCTATAACAAGCCTGTTCCTGCAATACTTGAAATCCCTTCTAAAGACCATCCTTATGATCCAGCACATGATTCAGTTCTGTCACGAGTGAAGTATCTCTTCAATACCGAATCAGTTGCATCTGGGAGACGCTGA
- the LOC114421515 gene encoding uncharacterized protein LOC114421515, with product MLSATAIGALLGLGTQMYSNALRKLPYMRHPWEHVVGMGLGAVFVNQLLKWEAQVEQDLDKMLEKAKAANERRYIDGDDD from the exons ATGTTGAGTGCGACGGCGATCGGCGCGTTGTTGGGTTTGGGAACCCAGATGTACTCCAATGCTCTCCGCAAACTCCCCTACATGCGCC ATCCGTGGGAGCACGTGGTCGGAATGGGGTTGGGAGCGGTATTTGTGAACCAGCTTCTCAAATGGGAGGCCCAAGTGGAGCAAGACCTCGACAAGATGCTCGAAAAGGCCAAAGCCGCCAACGAAAGACGTTACATAG ATGGAGATGATGATTAA
- the LOC114420867 gene encoding LOW QUALITY PROTEIN: TPR and ankyrin repeat-containing protein 1-like (The sequence of the model RefSeq protein was modified relative to this genomic sequence to represent the inferred CDS: inserted 4 bases in 2 codons; deleted 2 bases in 2 codons) has protein sequence MAVKETYGINSAAIPCLNHDKEYKENSTMNDRPVLLQLFVTISPKLCQAVKHHVVRLKRIICGGNISAERNSIEEDIVDVDTSIQFKNTPDSFMNLPIDSYPLVITFQKFLMMLDGTVGISYLERFSDLSSDAKNLSARSVALETFIRKKEVTYDRFDSLYWLHFNSQYTKKLDSSRVFTEIISHIKGGMQGVESSDGKLSREEYLSLSENQGSSLTRPKREIIHDVYQSYEKMKNDKGDFDLADIVIYLHRRLKMNKYEGDKMHFLYIDEVQDLTMTQIALFKYVCQNVEEGFVFCGATAQTIARGLDFRFQDIKSLFYMKFVLESKGNTYNQGKVKGKISETFLLSRNFHTHAGVLKLSQSTIELLFRFFPHSIDVLKPETSLIYGECPVVLKCRSRKNAVVTIFGNSGHVAGKIVGFGAEKVILVRXYVGKKALVLTILDCKGLEFQDVLLYNFFDSSPLKNRGRVIYEYMKEQDMLEPTEHKSYPNFRDSKHNLLSSELKQLYVAITLTRXRLWICENTEEYSRPMFDYWRKKGLVKFKELDDSHAQAMKVASTPEEWRLRGKKVVFIIDHYIHYAFTVMN, from the exons ATGGCTGTTAAAGAAACATATGGAATTAACAGTGCTGCAATTCCTTGTTTGAATCATGATAAAGAGTATAAAGAGAATTCTACTATGAATGATAGGCCTGTCTTACTCCAGCTATTTGTTACAATCAGTCCTAAACTATGTCAGGCAGTAAAACATCACGTTGTGCGATTGAAAAG AATCATATGTGGTGGCAATATTTCTGCTGAAAGAAATTCTATTGAGGAAGATATTGTTGATGTTGATACGTCAATACAGTTTAAGAATACACCAGACTCTTTTATGAATCTTCCTATCGACTCATATCCCCTTGTGATAACATTTCAGAAGTTTCTAATGATGCTTGATGGGACTGTGGGAATTTCCTATTTAGAGAGATTCAGTGACTTATCTTCTGATGCTAAGAACCTCAGTGCAAGGTCTGTTGCTTTGGAAACATTCATCAGAAAGAAAGAGGTAACTTATGACAGGTTTGATTCATTGTATTGGCTCCATTTTAATTCTCAGTACACTAAGAAACTTGATTCCTCTAGGGTGTTCACTGAAATCATATCCCATATAAAAGGGGGTATGCAAGGGGTGGAATCTAGCGATGGTAAGCTAAGCCGTGAGGAATATCTTTCATTATCTGAAAATCAAGGATCAAGTCTTACCAGGCCGAAAAGAGAGATCATACATGATGTTTATCAAAGTTATGAGAAAATGAAGAATGATAAAGGGGATTTTGATTTGGCGGACATTGTAATTTACCTTCACCGTCGTCTCAAAATGAACAAATATGAGGGTGACAAGATGCACTTTTTGTACATTGATGAGGTTCAAGATTTAACCATGACTCAAATTGCTTTGTTCAAATATGTGTGCCAAAATGTAGAAGAAGGTTTTGTGTTTTGTGGGGCCACTGCTCAAACAATAGCAAGGGGACTAGATTTTAGGTTCCAAGATATCAAATCTCTCTTTTACATGAAATTTGTGCTAGAATCAAAGGGAAACACATACAATCaaggaaaagtgaaagggaaaatTTCAGAAACTTTTTTATTGAGTAGGAACTTTCACACTCACGCTGGAGTGCTGAAACTATCCCAGAGCACCATTGaacttctttttcgt tttttccCTCATTCTATTGATGTTTTGAAACCTGAGACCAGTTTGATATATGGGGAATGTCCAGTGGTTCTTAAATGTAGAAGTAGAAAAAATGCAGTTGTAACTATTTTTGGCAACAGTGGACATGTGGCTGGAAAAATTGTTGGCTTTGGTGCAGAGAAAGTAATTTTGGTAAG CTATGTAGGGAAGAAGGCTCTTGTTTTAACCATTCTAGACTGCAAAGGCCTTGAGTTTCAG GATGTATTGCTGTACAACTTTTTTGACTCTTCACCTTTGAAAAATCGAGGGAGAGTGATATATGAGTATATGAAGGAACAAGATATGCTAGAACCTACAGAACATAAGTCGTATCCAAATTTCAGAGATTCCAAACACAATCTCTTGAGCTCTGAACTTAAGCAGTTATATGTGGCTATAACTCTTACAAG CAGATTGTGGATATGTGAGAATACGGAGGAATACTCTAGACCTATG TTTGATTATTGGAGAAAAAAGGGTcttgtaaaatttaaagaactgGATGATTCACATGCTCAAGCAATGAAAGTTGCTAGTACTCCTGAAGAGTGGAGGTTACGTGGCAAAAAGGTTGTTTTTATAATTGACCATTACATTCATTATGCTTTTACagtaatgaattaa